The DNA segment TTGTTGGAGCACCATCGTTGTTCAGACTGTTGCTACCCGCGCTTCAGGCGGGGGCCCCAGAAAAAGAACAAATCAAAGGCATTTGTAACAAGCATTAGTCTGGCGGACTCCCCTCAAGCAAAGGTGAGGGGAGTTTGACCTGGTTCAACCAACACAGGTGTTACACAAAACGTAACGTCTTGGTGTATACTCGTAACACCATGCAAGCGGAAACCTTTGGAATTATGATTTTCGGCGTTACGGCTTTGCTGGTTCTGGTGCCGCTCTGGCTGATGCCTGTGCTGAACCGTCGTCGCCAGGAGCGCGAACTGCTTGCCTTGAACAAGATGCACCGCTTTGCGCTCAGGCACAACACTTTTGTGCGAAACCACCAGGGCCTTCGCTATGTGGTGGTGCTGGGTAAAAATGGCTTTTATTACATGCTGGGCGGCGAGTTTGTGCCACGGGAGCGGCTTTTGAAGGCGCTCGGCGAGGAGAATGAAAAGTACCTTCTCAAAGCGGAGCGTGAGGAGAGCCAGCACGGTCCAGCCCCAGGCCTGATTACCAGCCCGGCCTAGCCGCCTACCAACGAGAATGTGCCTGCCAGGGGGTGGCCTAAGCCATAGCCACTTTTGCTGAAGACCGCTCCAGAAAACGAGGATGCCTCTATAGTGAAGCGCATCCTCGTTGCTATTTCGATCATGAATAGCCTCGAGAAGCTGCAGGCTGGCTAAAACGGCCTTGCAGCGCTTGCTGCGAGAAAAGCTGCGCTGAATGACAAATGCGTACTGCTGAAGTGGTACGTTTGTAAGCTGGGTGCGATACCATCATGGGCGTGAAAATCGGAGTGCTGGCAATTCAAGGTGATTTTCGTGAACACAAGCAGATGCTGCTGGCCCTGGGGGCCGAGGTGGTGGAAGTGCGTCTTCCCAGGCACCTCGAGGGCCTATCTGGGCTGATTGTGCCTGGTGGAGAGTCAACCACCATCGGGATGCTGGCACGGGAGTATGGCCTCGAGGACGCGGTGCGCGAACGTGTCCAGGCCAGTAGCCTGGCCGTCTGGGGAACCTGTGCAGGGGCCATCTGGCTGGCCAAACAGATACCGCAGTACCCCAACCAGCCCCGCCTGGGCTGCCTGGATATTTCGATTCAGCGCAATGGCTATGGCCGCCAGGTGGATAGCTTCGAAGCCGACCTGCAGATCAAGGGCTTCGATAAACCCTTCCATGCCTTTTTTATCCGGGCCCCGCTGATTCTGGATGCGGGTGAAGGGGTGGAGGTTCTGGCAGAGCATAAGGGCGACCCGGTGCTGGTGCGGTCTGGGAAGCTCTGGGCGAGCACCTTCCACCCCGAGTTGACCAATGACCCACGTATTCATGCGCTGTTTATTGAGCAGGCTGCACGTCAGCTTACGTGAATAAATCTTTCACGAGTATGTTTTATCGTGAAGAGTTTCACTAGTAGACACCCCTTCACAATGCCCAACTGGGTAGAATAAAGAGCCCTATGGCTGGACTCGAGAACCGCAAAGCACGCCACGACTACGAAATCCTGGAGACCTTCGAGGCCGGCCTGGCGCTCAAAGGCACCGAGGTCAAGTCCATCCGGGCTGGCCAGGTAGACTTTACCGGCACTTTTGCACGGTTTCAAAACGGGGAGCTGTTCCTCGAAAACCTCTACATTGCTCCATACGAGAAGGGTGGTTACACCAACCACGACCCGCGTCGGCTGCGTAAGCTGCTGCTGCACAGGCACGAGCTCGACAAGCTAAAGGCCCGTGTTGAGCAGAAGGGCCTCACCCTGGTACCGCTTAAAATCTATTTCAACGAGCGAGGAAAAGCCAAACTGCTGCTGGCGCTGGCTCGAGGTAAACGGGCCTACCAGAAAAAAGCCGAGGATAAAAAGCAGGCTGTCCGGCGGGCGCTGGAGAGCTGGTAGCTTTGAGGCTTTTTCTTGGGCTTGCGTTTCTAACCTGGGCCAGGTAAAACTGTAGCGACTGGATTTGGGATGCAGCGCATATTGGCGATTTTGACGGTATTGCTTGGCCTTACCTGGGCCCAGTACGAGAGTCGCTTACTGGTAGGCCAGCAGGAGAGCCAGGCCATCTACCCGGCAGGCGGTACGGTAGCCTACGGCCCGGCCAGGTTTATCGCGGAGGCCCTGGGACTTGGTTACCTCGAGGCCTCCGGCAAGGTTTACCTGAGCCTGGGCAGCCGGGTGGCCGCTTTCCCCATCAGCAGCCAGGGCGCCGAGGCGGTTCGGCTGCTCAATGCTTACAGCGCTCAGGGCGGCCTGTGGGTGCCGGTGCGGGAACTTGCGCGGGTGCTCGACCTGTACTACCGCAGCGACTACGGCGCTCCGGTGCTGGCGTTGCGTCCGGCCCGCTTGCTGGAAGTACAGCGGACCACCGCGGGCTCGAGCGAACGCTACATCCTTCGCTTTAATCGGGACGTGCAGGCGCGGCTTCTGGCCAACAACCCACCCCGCCTGGCCCTGATTGGGGTTACAGAAGTGCCAGATGCACCGCCCGATTCCCCCATTAGCTTTAGCAAAGAAAACTGGGGCAGTGAAATTTACCTGCCCCAGGGTAGCGGCACACCACGCCTACTGTTTCTTCCCCGGCAGGTGATTGTAGAGCGAGGCCCTTCGACAAGGCTGCCGCGCGTGGTGCTCGATCCTGGCCACGGGGGTGGCGATGCTGGGGTGGTGGTGGGCAGCCTGCGGGAGAAGGATCTGGTGCTGATGGTGGTTCAGCAACTGCAAAAACAGCTTCAGGGAAGGATCGAGGTGGTTCTGACCCGTAGCGCCGACCGTGCTGTACCGCTATTGGCTCGAGCCCAGTACGCCTCTACTGCCCAGGTGTTTATCAGCCTGCACGCGGCTCCTGGCAGCCGGGTTACGGTGTTTAGCCACCCCGAGATTCAAACCCTGCGCCTGCTGGAAAAAGGGCGCGAGCTTTCGGCCCGCAGCCCCGCCGCCCAACGGGCCATTCTGGAACGTTTTGTAGCGCCCCCTGGCTCGGCAGCTCGAATTGCTCAGGTAATTTCGCAGGGCTTTGCTTCTGCCGGAATTGTAGCCAACACCAGCCAGGATGCCATGTACGTACTCTCGATGGCGGGGGGTGCGGCAGTTTTGCTTGAAGTGGGCTTTGAGCAACTGCGCACCCCAGAGAACCGCGCCCAGGTGGCGGCTGTACTGGCCGGGGCGGTGCGTGATTATCTGGGCCTACCTGCCACCAGCGGAGGTGCCAGACCATGAAGCGAGTCCTGACGCCAGTCAATGTGCTGGGTTTGCTGGTACTGCTGCTGGGGAGCTGGGCTTTGTGGGCCGTGCAGGACGACAGCGGCTCAAAGTCGCTCAACCTGCCCTCAGACCTCGACAACCAGGGCCCACGTACCATTCGACTGCACTTCGCCAAAGACACCGAGGACGGCCTGGTGGTCGAAGAGCGCACCATTCAGGTAGCTGAGGGTGAGTACACCCTAGGGCGGGCGCTGGAAGAACTAGTGCGGGGGCCCCAGATTCCGGGGGCTGCACCGCTGGTTCCGGCAGGCACGCCGGCCCCTACGGTTTTCTTGCGGGAAAGCACAGCTTTGGTAGACTTACCGGCGGCCTATGGGCGGCTGGGCTATGGTACGGCGGGCGAGACTGCCCTGATTTATGGCATGGCCAATACCCTGCTGGAGTTCAAGGAAGTCGAGCTGGTTCGGTTTTTGCTGGAGGGTAAAGAAGTCGAAAGCCTCGGGCACCTCTCGCTGCTGGATCCATTCAGGCGGGCAGGCCAGTAAAAGCCCTCTGGGCTGCCTACCTTTGGCCTGGCCCGCATCGCCGGAGGGCCCACACGCTTATGAAGATTGAACGGCTGATTTTGCAAGGTTTTAAATCGTTTGGCGAGCGTACCAGCCTCGAGTTTGGTTCCGGTATCTACGGCATTGTGGGGCCCAATGGCTCGGGTAAGAGCAACTTGGTCGAGGCCCTGCGCTGGGTGGTGGGGGCCAGGGCCAGAGAACTGCGGGGAGAGGAGGCCTTAGCGCTTCTGTTCCACGGTTCGGATGGCAAAGCCCCACTGGGGTTTGCAGAAGTCGGACTGGAGCTAGGGGGCAACGGTAAACGGGTTAGCCTGAGCCGACGCCTCGAGCGCGATGGCAGCAGCGAGGTGCGGCTCAACAACGCACGCAGCACCCTGCGCCAGATTGAACACGCCCTGATGGGAACAGGGCTTTCGCGCAGCGGGTATGCCATTGTGGGGCAGGGCGAGGTGGGGCAAATTTTGCAGGCCGGGCCTGAGGTGCTGCTTTCGTACCTGGAGGAGGCCGCGGGGCTGCGGGCCGTGACCCAGGCCAGCAGAACCGCGCACGAGCGACTGCAAAGCGCAGCCCTCGAGCTTCAGGCACAAACCCAGGAGCTTGCCAAACGAAAAGCCCTGGTCGTGGAAAAAGCCCAGCAGGCCGAGGCCGCCCGCAAAGCAGCCTCGCTGGCAGGGCGCAGCCTGGTGTTGCGCCGCAGTGTGATTGCGGCGCGCATTCGTGAGGCCGACCTGGAGGCCAAAAACGCGCAGCAAAAAGCCCAGGCCCTGGAGGGCGAACGGGCCGAAGTCGCCCAGCGTCTGAGCGAGCTCGAGCGCGCGAAAGCCCAGGCCCTCGAGGCCCTGGAGTCTGCACACAACGCCCACAGCGAGGCCTTGCGGCAGGCCGAAGCCCTGAGCGGTGAGCTGCGGCTGGCAGCGCAGGAGCAGGCATCGCTGGAGGGGCTGTTGCGCCGCTTGGCTGGCGACATCGGGGAAGGCGAGGCCCGCCTGACCCGTTTGCGTGCTTTGCCAGAGCCGAGGATCCCTGCTGAGGCGGAACCCACCGCCGAGGTGCTGCATAACCAGCAGTTGCGCCTCAAGGAACTGCAGGCTGCCATTCAGACCGAGGAAAGTCGGCTTGGTTTGGCGCAAAAGGCCTATGAGCGTTACCTGAAGGCCCAGGCCACCTACGAAGCGCAAAAGCTGGCCTATGAACAGATGCTGGCGCAAAAATCGGCCCTGGAAGCCGATCGGGCCCGGCTCGAGGAAGAACTAACGGTCATACGCGCACAGCTGGCCGCGGCCCAGGCCCGTGAGCGCGAGCTACGGGCAAGCCTGAACGAACTGGTCAAGCAGGAGGGTCAGGCCAGCAGCGAGGCCCGGGCTGCCCGCGCTGAAGCCCAGCGCCTCGAGGCCCTGTTGCGCTCCGGCTCCGACCTGGCCGAAGGCCCCAGGCGGGCCCGTGAGTCGGGCATTCCCGGCTTGATGGGGGTTGTGGCCGACCTGCTCCAGGTTCCAGCAGGCCTGGAGCTGGCCATCGAGGTCGCCATGGGGGCCCGCATGCAGTGGGTGCTGTGCGAGAGTGAACAGGCGGCCCAGGCGGCGGTCAAGCACCTCAAGCAACATGGTGGTCGGGCCACCTTTTTGCCCCGCACTTTGCTCAGGCCGCCTAGAACATCGCGCAACTGGAGCACAGAGGCCGGGGTGGTGGGGTTGGCCCGCCAGCTGGTGCAACTACCCCTGTGCCCCGAGGCCCTGCCCACCCTGCTGGGTGAGACCCTGGTGATGGAGAGCCTCGAGGCCGCCTTAGCCCTGGTTCGCAAGCACCCCGACCACCCCCGCATGGTAACCCTGGATGGCGAGCTGCTGGAAACCAGCGGAGCCATCACGGGGGGACGCTTGCAAAAAGGTGGGCAGATGCTGGCTTTGCGCCGGCGTTTTCAGGAGACCCAGGCCGAAGCCCTGCACCTCGAGGCCGAAGCCCAGGCCCTGCGCGCCCAGGCCGAGCAGCTGCGGGCCGGGCTGGCCGGGCTGGGTCTGGCTCAGCTCCAGCGCCGCCAGACCGAGCTGGACTCCGAACTCAAGGCCATAGGCTCCGGGCTCGCTCGCCTGGCCCATAGCCCCATGCCTCAGGCCCCAGAGCCAGTCGAACCTCCACAACCCGGCCATCTCCAAGCCCTGCAGCGCGAACGTGAGGCCCTTGCTGCCCAGCTGGCCGCCCAGCGTGAGATAGCTGCTCGCTGGCAACGCTACCGTGAAGACCTGGAACGTTATGCTGCGGCGCAAAAGGATATTGGCGACCTCGAGGCCCGCCTGCATGAGCTGCGGAAAGAGCAAGCCGAGTTGGGGCAGAGGCTTTCCGCCCTGCAGTCGCGCAAGGCGGAGCTCGAGCTGGCCCGTAGCAGCCTGAATCTGGCGCAGCTGGAAAGGCAGCTACAGGCGGCCCGGGAACGTACCCGTGCGCTTGCTGAGGAAGAAACCCGCCTCATCGCCCGCACCAACGCACTTCTGGCCGACCTCGAGGCTCTGCACCTGACCCAGGCCCGGCGCGAGGCTACCATCGAGACCCTGCAGCAAGAGCTGTCCGAGCTACCCCCTGGCCCGGTAGAGGAGGGCTCATCGCGCAGCCTGGCCCGGGCCCTCTCCGAAACCGAGGCTGCCCTGGAGACCCTGGGCCCCATCAACCATCTGGCCGAGCAGGAGTACGCCCTCCTGAGCGAAGACATCGCCCGGCTCGAGGTGGCGCTGCGGGAGTCCGAGGTAGCGGTACGAAAGCTCGAGGCCGAGTTACACCTGGTGGAGTCGGAGTACCGGGAACGAATGGAGCAGGTCTATCAGGTGTTCAAAGAGAAGTTTTCCCACTACGCCAGCGCCTTGCTGGATGCAGAAGTAGAGCTAAAGCGTTCCCAACAGGGCCTCGAGCTGATTCTCAAGCCCGCCGGTAAGCGCACGGTTAACCTCAACCTGCTCTCGATGGGTGAACGCACCATGGGTGCGCTGGCTTTTTTGTTTGCCCTTTCCGAAGTAGGGGAGGAGGGCGGTCTTCCCATAGCCGTACTGGATGAAGTAGACGCACCCCTGGACGAAGCCAACATTCAGCGCTTTTGCCGCTTTTTGCAGCATTTTAAAGGCCAGACTCAGTTTATCCTGGTGACCCACCAGAAGCGCACCATGGAGGCCTGCGATGCCCTATATGGTGTAACCACCGAGAAGGGCCTGAGCCGGGTCTACAGCATCAAGCGTGACGAGGCGCTGGCTTGAGGTTTCCTCTAAAATGAGCGCCAGCTCAGGTGAATCCAGGCATACTGAAGGCGATGCCTTTATCGCGGTCTTGGGCCAGGTTCCTCACGCCCGTAGGGTAGCGGCACGTACTGCACGCTGGGTTTACCTCCACGCGGCTGAGGATACATACCCATCAGTTCATAGACTTCTGTGGGCATCTCGGTGGAGACCCTCAGACCCATGTTGCGGGCCTCTTCCACACTAATGGGATAGTCGTGTGTCCAGGTGCCCTGGGAGAGCAGCTGGGCCAGCTCCTCGCTTTTCTGCTCGTCA comes from the Meiothermus cerbereus DSM 11376 genome and includes:
- a CDS encoding N-acetylmuramoyl-L-alanine amidase family protein, yielding MTVLLGLTWAQYESRLLVGQQESQAIYPAGGTVAYGPARFIAEALGLGYLEASGKVYLSLGSRVAAFPISSQGAEAVRLLNAYSAQGGLWVPVRELARVLDLYYRSDYGAPVLALRPARLLEVQRTTAGSSERYILRFNRDVQARLLANNPPRLALIGVTEVPDAPPDSPISFSKENWGSEIYLPQGSGTPRLLFLPRQVIVERGPSTRLPRVVLDPGHGGGDAGVVVGSLREKDLVLMVVQQLQKQLQGRIEVVLTRSADRAVPLLARAQYASTAQVFISLHAAPGSRVTVFSHPEIQTLRLLEKGRELSARSPAAQRAILERFVAPPGSAARIAQVISQGFASAGIVANTSQDAMYVLSMAGGAAVLLEVGFEQLRTPENRAQVAAVLAGAVRDYLGLPATSGGARP
- a CDS encoding AAA family ATPase; translated protein: MKIERLILQGFKSFGERTSLEFGSGIYGIVGPNGSGKSNLVEALRWVVGARARELRGEEALALLFHGSDGKAPLGFAEVGLELGGNGKRVSLSRRLERDGSSEVRLNNARSTLRQIEHALMGTGLSRSGYAIVGQGEVGQILQAGPEVLLSYLEEAAGLRAVTQASRTAHERLQSAALELQAQTQELAKRKALVVEKAQQAEAARKAASLAGRSLVLRRSVIAARIREADLEAKNAQQKAQALEGERAEVAQRLSELERAKAQALEALESAHNAHSEALRQAEALSGELRLAAQEQASLEGLLRRLAGDIGEGEARLTRLRALPEPRIPAEAEPTAEVLHNQQLRLKELQAAIQTEESRLGLAQKAYERYLKAQATYEAQKLAYEQMLAQKSALEADRARLEEELTVIRAQLAAAQARERELRASLNELVKQEGQASSEARAARAEAQRLEALLRSGSDLAEGPRRARESGIPGLMGVVADLLQVPAGLELAIEVAMGARMQWVLCESEQAAQAAVKHLKQHGGRATFLPRTLLRPPRTSRNWSTEAGVVGLARQLVQLPLCPEALPTLLGETLVMESLEAALALVRKHPDHPRMVTLDGELLETSGAITGGRLQKGGQMLALRRRFQETQAEALHLEAEAQALRAQAEQLRAGLAGLGLAQLQRRQTELDSELKAIGSGLARLAHSPMPQAPEPVEPPQPGHLQALQREREALAAQLAAQREIAARWQRYREDLERYAAAQKDIGDLEARLHELRKEQAELGQRLSALQSRKAELELARSSLNLAQLERQLQAARERTRALAEEETRLIARTNALLADLEALHLTQARREATIETLQQELSELPPGPVEEGSSRSLARALSETEAALETLGPINHLAEQEYALLSEDIARLEVALRESEVAVRKLEAELHLVESEYRERMEQVYQVFKEKFSHYASALLDAEVELKRSQQGLELILKPAGKRTVNLNLLSMGERTMGALAFLFALSEVGEEGGLPIAVLDEVDAPLDEANIQRFCRFLQHFKGQTQFILVTHQKRTMEACDALYGVTTEKGLSRVYSIKRDEALA
- the pdxT gene encoding pyridoxal 5'-phosphate synthase glutaminase subunit PdxT — translated: MGVKIGVLAIQGDFREHKQMLLALGAEVVEVRLPRHLEGLSGLIVPGGESTTIGMLAREYGLEDAVRERVQASSLAVWGTCAGAIWLAKQIPQYPNQPRLGCLDISIQRNGYGRQVDSFEADLQIKGFDKPFHAFFIRAPLILDAGEGVEVLAEHKGDPVLVRSGKLWASTFHPELTNDPRIHALFIEQAARQLT
- the smpB gene encoding SsrA-binding protein SmpB, which translates into the protein MAGLENRKARHDYEILETFEAGLALKGTEVKSIRAGQVDFTGTFARFQNGELFLENLYIAPYEKGGYTNHDPRRLRKLLLHRHELDKLKARVEQKGLTLVPLKIYFNERGKAKLLLALARGKRAYQKKAEDKKQAVRRALESW
- a CDS encoding GerMN domain-containing protein, yielding MKRVLTPVNVLGLLVLLLGSWALWAVQDDSGSKSLNLPSDLDNQGPRTIRLHFAKDTEDGLVVEERTIQVAEGEYTLGRALEELVRGPQIPGAAPLVPAGTPAPTVFLRESTALVDLPAAYGRLGYGTAGETALIYGMANTLLEFKEVELVRFLLEGKEVESLGHLSLLDPFRRAGQ